One Triticum dicoccoides isolate Atlit2015 ecotype Zavitan chromosome 5B, WEW_v2.0, whole genome shotgun sequence genomic window carries:
- the LOC119307318 gene encoding uncharacterized protein LOC119307318 codes for MSLRRRLLGLSAHIRRSLSTAAASSQSHPPWAIIDGTSMVDRSSSAPVACFRPVQPPGVSDFTAPAHLLSPRPRPAAPDSNVVQSLFGSVGAVSGDGHLLLTYHDLRAEGPCTKWDFARDLEIQRFVCNPVSGQMLRLPDIGRSRRTLVVHHMGLLTQGAGGGPPDRFAVADLLSHGAIIPRFLSEEGEWRTVIRATPSLRLPRLMEVNQETVAFGGRLWWVDLTLGAISVDPFDDRLKTSFVELPSGSVLPARAPTDSQHFGDRRRAADDQNLFMREVAKHRRMGVSEGRLRYAEVSPHDPFVLSCFALDDEGSSWTLEHEVALKQVLADGGYPSAAPQIAVLDPLHTNAIYLKVGEHLVVVDIHNGKVIGASPLQEQYLSLVSCVLPPWLRSSQIPTAGKRDDMEATDDLVSCI; via the exons ATGTCGCTCCGGCGGCGCCTCCTAGGCCTCTCCGCCCACATCCGCCGCTCCCTCTCCACCGCCGCGGCCTCCTCGCAGTCGCACCCGCCATGGGCGATCATCGACGGCACGTCGATGGTCGACAGATCGTCGTCGGCCCCGGTGGCGTGCTTCCGCCCCGTCCAGCCTCCAGGCGTCTCCGACTTCACGGCCCCGGCGCACCTCCTCAGCCCCAGACCACGCCCCGCCGCCCCCGACAGCAACGTCGTCCAGTCCCTCTTCGGCAGCGTCGGCGCCGTCAGCGgcgacggccacctcctcctcacCTACCACGACCTCCGGGCGGAGGGCCCCTGCACCAAGTGGGATTTCGCGCGGGACCTCGAAATCCAGCGCTTCGTCTGCAACCCTGTCAGCGGGCAGATGCTCCGCCTGCCCGACATCGGCCGCTCCAGGAGGACCCTCGTCGTCCACCACATGGGCCTCCTCACCCAGGGCGCCGGTGGCGGGCCGCCTGACAGGTTCGCCGTCGCCGATCTCCTTTCCCATGGCGCCATCATTCCGCGGTTTCTCTCGGAGGAAGGGGAGTGGAGGACGGTGATTCGGGCCACACCATCCTTACGGCTGCCGCGCCTGATGGAGGTGAACCAGGAGACGGTTGCCTTCGGCGGCCGCCTGTGGTGGGTCGACCTCACCCTGGGCGCCATCTCCGTCGACCCGTTCGACGACCGGCTGAAGACAAGCTTCGTCGAGCTGCCGAGCGGCAGCGTGCTGCCTGCGCGCGCACCTACAGACAGCCAACATTTTGGGGACAGGCGTCGAGCTGCCGATGACCAGAATCTGTTCATGCGGGAGGTGGCCAAGCACCGGCGCATGGGCGTCAGCGAGGGGAGGCTGCGCTATGCCGAGGTGTCTCCCCACGACCCGTTCGTGCTCAGCTGCTTTGCGCTCGACGACGAGGGCAGCAGCTGGACGCTGGAGCACGAGGTGGCGCTCAAGCAGGTCTTGGCTGATGGAGGCTACCCGTCGGCGGCGCCACAGATCGCCGTGCTTGACCCACTTCACACCAATGCCATCTACCTCAAGGTCGGTGAGCACCTCGTCGTCGTGGACATTCACAATGGGAAGGTGATTGGGGCATCGCCGCTTCAAGAGCAATACCTCTCTCTTGTGTCATGTGTGCTTCCACCATGGCTTAGATCAAGCCAGATCCCTACGGCAG GCAAGAGGGATGACATGGAAGCGACAGATGATCTGGTTAGTTGCATCTAG